The Mercurialis annua linkage group LG2, ddMerAnnu1.2, whole genome shotgun sequence genome contains a region encoding:
- the LOC126668553 gene encoding uncharacterized protein LOC126668553: MVRFKDSFHPTRGIRQGDPLSPLLFVLCAQGFSHMIEQAVLYKQISGIQLTKQGPVLSHLLFADDSIIFSKADVHTSGQQINFGKSALFFSANVTIERRNQISQLFNIQHQNSHHMYLGTPTFIGASKTQTFNHIVHKIQHKLHGWKEKYLSIGGKEVLIKAIITAIPIYTMMCFKLPKSLCAKINQLVAVYWWGQQGDEHKIHWIAWSAFCQGKWQGGLGFKDLNYCNQSLLAKQVWRLVQSQQSLLFQVLKARYFPKTDILHATIGKAPSWGWRSMIHGLRLLQQGLLWQINSGKQVQCFTDPWVPTTYPFLPQLRNSNFIIDNSVKVSDLFYHQTSIWDVRKVYTLVQQQDVDLIVSMPLSLFQVPDRLIWKYTANGEFTVKSGYHLALQTTCSSQHFPIPHFTAAHWKFLWNLNVPNKIKIFIWRAIKKGLPCGTAMQHRLQIDCVCSYCGHEETVEHIFFQCPQTIQVWYLSPLSLRVADLPQVQFSQIWLTIVHQLQQLDASGQSMQLFCFLLWQIWKSRNQAIFEHLQIHPLETTIQAGQVCQEFITYHIPLYTGPPKGIPALIHHRFQLPLPGTLKLNYDAALNIKFKFGTMGVVAIDHLGVIRDKFSAFFRHIWDPETLEFLALRQAMLWAISNDWKQVIFEGDALQISQTLNLQSSCKSDVWGVCLDILHL; the protein is encoded by the exons ATGGTCAGATTCAAGGATTCTTTTCATCCTACCAGGGGTATTAGGCAAGGAGACCCTTTATCTCCGCTGTTATTTGTTCTTTGTGCTCAAGGATTTTCTCATATGATAGAACAAGCTGTTCTGTACAAACAGATTTCTGGTATTCAGCTGACTAAACAAGGTCCAGTGCTTTCACACTTATTATTTGCTGATGATTCAATTATCTTCTCAAAGGCAGATGTTCACA CCAGTGGTCAACAGATAAACTTTGGCAAGTCAGCATTATTTTTTAGTGCAAATGTGACAATTGAAAGGAGAAATCAGATTTCACAGCTTTTCAACATACAACATCAGAATTCCCATCATATGTATTTAGGTACACCTACATTTATTGGAGCTTCTAAAACTCAAACTTTCAATCATATAGTTCATAAGATTCAGCACAAACTTCATGGTTGGAAAGAAAAGTATCTGTCAATAGGAGGTAAAGAAGTTCTAATTAAGGCAATAATTACTGCTATTCCAATATACACAATGATGTGTTTTAAATTGCCTAAGTCTTTGTGtgctaaaataaatcaattagtGGCTGTATATTGGTGGGGACAACAGGGAGATGAACATAAAATCCATTGGATTGCTTGGTCTGCATTTTGTCAAGGGAAATGGCAGGGGGGATTAGGCTTTAAGgatttgaattattgtaatcAAAGTTTATTGGCAAAACAAGTTTGGAGATTGGTTCAATCTCAACAATCTCTCTTATTTCAGGTTCTTAAGGCCAGGTATTTTCCAAAAACTGATATATTACATGCTACAATTGGTAAAGCACCATCTTGGGGATGGAGAAGCATGATACATGGATTAAGATTATTGCAACAAGGTTTACTTTGGCAGATTAATTCAGGAAAGCAAGTTCAGTGTTTTACAGATCCTTGGGTACCTACGACTTATCCTTTTCTTCCTCAATTaagaaattcaaattttattattgacAACTCTGTCAAAGTATCAGATCTTTTCTATCACCAAACTTCAATCTGGGATGTAAGAAAAGTATATACTCTAGTTCAACAACAGGATGTTGATCTCATAGTTTCCATGCCACTATCTTTATTTCAAGTACCTGATAGGTTGATTTGGAAGTATACTGCCAATGGAGAATTCACTGTGAAATCAGGTTATCACTTAGCCTTACAAACTACTTGTTCTTCACAGCATTTTCCTATTCCTCACTTTACTGCTGCTCATTGGAAATTTTTGTGGAATTTAAATGTTCCTAATAAGATAAAGATTTTCATTTGGCGAGCAATCAAAAAAGGGCTACCTTGTGGAACAGCTATGCAACATAGGTTGCAAATTGACTGTGTGTGCAGCTATTGTGGACATGAGGAAACTGTGGAACATATTTTCTTTCAATGCCCGCAGACTATTCAAGTTTGGTATCTAAGTCCTCTTTCATTGAGAGTGGCAGATTTACCACAGGTTCAATTCTCTCAGATCTGGTTAACTATTGTTCATCAACTTCAGCAATTGGATGCTTCAGGTCAAAGTATGCAATTATTTTGTTTCCTGTTATGGCAAATCTGGAAATCAAGAAATCAAGCAATTTTTGAGCATCTTCAAATTCATCCATTAGAAACAACTATTCAGGCAGGGCAAGTTTGTCAAGAATTCATCACTTATCATATTCCTTTATACACAGGTCCTCCAAAGGGTATTCCTGCTTTAATACATCATAGATTTCAGCTTCCACTTCCAGGTACTTTGAAACTTAATTATGATGCAGCTTTAAATATCAAGTTTAAATTTGGAACGATGGGGGTGGTGGCTATTGATCACTTAGGTGTTATTAGAGACAAATTCTCAGCTTTTTTTCGACATATCTGGGATCCTGAGACATTAGAATTTTTAGCACTCAGACAGGCTATGCTATGGGCAATTTCAAATGACTGGAAACAAGTGATTTTTGAAGGGGATGCCTTGCAAATATCTCAGACTCTTAACTTACAGTCTTCATGCAAATCTGATGTTTGGGGTGTTTGTTTGGATATTTTGCATCTCTGA
- the LOC126670572 gene encoding uncharacterized protein LOC126670572 isoform X2, with protein sequence MDCVSSPSLFCRIFSTSSCTFRRTRTRQGNCIFTSQTTTEEKQQRSSNVGKAKSDILEESFISKSPISEADKLPPLVKALKASAAENAASFHFPGHNRGRAAPSSLAQLIGLRPFIHDLPELPELDNLFSPEGPILEAQILASELFGSRETWFLVGGTTCGIQAAIMATCSPGEYLILPRNSHLSAVSAMVLSGAIPKYMMPEYDHKWDIAGEVTPSQVKKSIRELEMEGHKAAAVFVTSPTYHGICSNLSEISQICHSYGVALIVDEAHGAHLGFHAQMPPSALKQDTDLVVQSTHKVLCSLTQSSMLHMSGKLVDRERICRCLQMLQSTSPSYLLLASLDAARAQIAENPETVFEKAMELAIEAKILIKQVPGISLLEHPSSMDPLRLTVGFWQLGLSGYNADDYLCRNHQVISELVGTQSITFAINLGTSKEHVERLVSGLKDLSSSLQGKNTKGGSINRGYLPFADISMRLNPRDAFFATKKRVNIRESVGEVCGELICPYPPGIPVMIPGEVITGSALSYLLDVQRKGAIITGASDPLLSSIVVCST encoded by the exons ATGGATTGCGTCTCGTCACCCTCTCTT tTTTGCAGAATTTTCAGTACCAGCAGCTGCACTTTCAGAAGAACCAGAACAAGACAAGGGAATTGCATTTTTACTTCTCAG ACGACCACGGAAGAGAAACAGCAGAGAAGTAGCAATGTAGGGAAAGCCAAATCAGACATATTAGAAGAATCGTTTATTTCAAAATCTCCAATAAGTGAGGCGGATAAGTTGCCTCCATTGGTTAAGGCATTGAAAGCTTCAGCAGCAGAAAATGCAGCAAGCTTTCATTTTCCTGGCCATAACCGAGGGCGTGCTGCACCGTCTTCACTAGCGCAGCTCATAGGTTTAAGACCATTCATTCATGATTTGCCTGAGCTTCCAGAGCTAGACAACCTTTTTTCACCCGAGGGACCGATATTAGAGGCACAAATACTAGCTTCAGAATTGTTTGGATCGCGGGAAACATGGTTCCTTGTTGGAGGTACGACATGTGGGATACAAGCAGCGATAATGGCGACTTGTTCTCCTGGGGAATATCTAATCCTCCCTCGCAATTCCCATTTATCAGCCGTATCAGCTATGGTATTGTCTGGAGCTATTCCGAAGTACATGATGCCTGAGTATGATCATAAATGGGATATTGCTGGTGAGGTTACTCCATCTCAG GTGAAAAAATCAATTAGAGAATTGGAGATGGAGGGTCACAAGGCAGCAGCAGTTTTTGTGACTTCCCCAACTTACCATGGTATATGTAGCAACCTGAGTGAGATTTCTCAGATTTGTCATTCTTATGGAGTTGCTTTGATTGTTGATGAGGCTCACGGAGCACATTTGGGATTTCACGCGCAGATGCCTCCTTCAGCGCTGAAGCAGGACACTGATCTTGTTGTACAATCCACACACAAAGTTCTATGTTCTCTCACTCAGTCATCAATGTTACACATGTCAGGAAAACTTGTGGATAGGGAACGAATTTGTCGGTGCCTTCAGATGCTTCAAAGCACAAGTCCTAGTTATCTACTTTTAGCATCATTAGATGCAGCTAGAGCTCAAATTGCTGAAAACCCTGAAACTGTTTTTGAGAAAGCAATGGAGttggcgattgaagcgaaaATTTTAATCAAACAAGTACCAGGTATTAGTTTGCTAGAGCATCCGAGCAGCATGGATCCTTTGCGGCTTACCGTTGGTTTTTGGCAGCTCGGTTTATCTGGTTACAATGCAGATGATTATTTATGTAGGAATCATCAAGTAATATCCGAGCTTGTTGGAACTCAATCTATTACATTTGCAATTAATCTTGGAACTAGCAAAGAGCATGTTGAGAGGCTAGTTTCAGGATTAAAAGACTTATCATCATCCTTACAAGGCAAAAATACGAAAGGCGGATCAATCAACAGAGGGTATCTACCATTTGCTGATATTAGCATGAGGTTGAATCCGAGAGATGCATTTTTCGCAACTAAAAAGAGAGTGAATATCAGAGAAAGCGTCGGGGAGGTCTGCGGTGAGCTTATATGTCCATATCCACCGGGGATCCCTGTAATGATTCCCGGTGAGGTTATTACAGGAAGTGCTTTGAGTTATTTACTTGATGTTCAGAGGAAGGGCGCAATCATTACCGGGGCTTCTGATCCTCTACTCTCTTCCATTGTCGTCTGCAGTACATGA
- the LOC126669515 gene encoding ethanolamine-phosphate cytidylyltransferase-like codes for MEYETTSSWILEGMYHYPHVFGGLMLTAALLGLSTSYFGGIGIATCFPSYMCWDLGVFCKKKYDSKRRIRVYMDGCFDLMHYGHANALRQAKALGDELVVGVVSDEEIIVNKGPPVLPMEERLALVSGLKWVDEVIANAPYAITEQFMNKLFNEHKIDYIIHGDDPCLLPDGTDAYALAKKAGHYKQIKRTEGVSSTDILGRILSANNAKVSEGDGENLYVPKDASKGNQCNNAHLSQFLPTSRRIVQFSNGKGPGPNARVVYIDGAFDLFHAGHVEILRSARQLGDFLLVGIHTDQIVSEHRGKHYPIMHLHERSLSVLACRYVDEIIIGAPWEVSRDMITTFNISLVVHGTVAESNSLLSDTSDPYAVPKSMGMFRVLESAKNITTSSVAQRIVGNHEAYMRRNAKKSKSEEKYYAEKVYVTGD; via the exons ATGGAGTATGAAACGACAAGTAGTTGGATATTGGAAGGAATGTATCACTACCCACATGTATTTGGGGGCTTAATGTTAACAGCAGCATTGCTGGGTTTATCAACAAGCTATTTTGGTGGAATTGGGATTGCTACTTGTTTCCCTTCCTATATGTGTTGGGATCTTGGTGTTTTCTGCAAGAAGAAATACGATAGCAAGAGGCGTATTCGTGTTTACATGGATGGTTGCTTTGATCTCATGCATTATGGTCATGCTAATGCTTTGAGGCAAGCTAAAGCTTTGGGTGATGAACTTGTTGTTGGTGTTGTTAGCGATGAGGAAATCATTGTCAATAAAGGTCCTCCTGTTTTGCCCATGGAAGAGAG GCTGGCTCTTGTCAGTGGGTTGAAGTGGGTGGATGAAGTTATAGCTAATGCTCCTTACGCCATTACGGAGCAATTCATGAACAAACTTTTCAATGAGCATAAGATTGACTATATTATACATGGTGATGATCCTTGCCTGCTCCCTGATGGAACTGATGCTTATGCATTGGCCAAGAAAGCTGGACATTACAAGCAGATTAAGCGTACTGAAGGAGTCTCCAGCACAGATATTTTAG GAAGGATACTTTCTGCCAACAATGCAAAAGTGTCTGAAGGTGATGGTGAGAATTTGTATGTGCCCAAAGATGCTTCTAAGGGAAATCAATGCAACAATGCTCATTTATCTCAATTTCTACCAACATCCCGGCGAATAGTGCAATTTTCAAATGGCAAG GGACCTGGACCAAATGCTCGTGTTGTGTACATTGATGGGGCATTTGATCTCTTCCATGCCGGACATGTGGAG ATTCTCAGGTCTGCTAGGCAGCTTGGAGATTTTTTACTGGTTGGGATCCATACTGACCAAATCGTGAG TGAACACAGAGGGAAGCACTATCCAATTATGCATCTGCATGAGCGTAGTCTTAGTGTCCTGGCTTGTCGTTATGTTGATGAAATCATCATTGGTGCTCCTTGGGAAGTTTCCAGAGACATG ATAACAACTTTCAACATCTCTCTGGTTGTGCATGGGACTGTTGCAGAGAGCAATTCCTTGTTGTCC gaTACATCTGATCCCTATGCAGTTCCAAAGAGCATGGGAATGTTTCGGGTTCTTGAAAGCGCTAAAAATATAACTACCAGTTCTGTGGCCCAAAGGATAGTTGGCAACCACGAGGCTTATATG AGGCGGAATGCAAAGAAGTCAAAAAGTGAGGAGAAATACTACGCAGAGAAGGTGTATGTAACAGGAGATTAG
- the LOC126669243 gene encoding methyl-CpG-binding domain-containing protein 2 → MQSHAEGASFTVKKEVNDYTGSSFSYQDSSLQNPIEVSSSSEEDDLHDTEDINEQSVENASKQIVLYDPLANGNGDLGIVPQPIQYQPRSSVRRPGFLMPSRVLPSVGAFTVQCASCFKWRLIPTKNKYEEIREHILEQPFYCETAREWQPNISCNDPADISQDGSRLWAIDKPNIAQPPRGWQRLLRIRGQGSSKFADVYYQAPSGKRFRSMVEIRKFLDDNPEYERDGVTLSQFSFRTPRPLQENYLRKRPRPTASCDKTRPFEPCEANPIAWVAPDDFTDLQLGRPAAFSPPTSFRPPIFDPIDLPAKQARRTPW, encoded by the exons ATGCAGTCACATGCTGAAGGTGCTTCTTTTACTGTGAAAAAGGAAGTAAATGATTATACCGGTTCTAGTTTTTCTTATCAAGATAGCTCTCTTCAGAACCCTATTGAAGTTTCTTCTTCATCTGAGGAAGATGATTTGCATGACACAGAGGATATAAATGAGCAGTCTGTTGAAAATGCTTCAAAGCAGATCGTACTCTATGACCCTCTAGCCAATGGCAATGGTGACCTTGGAATAGTTCCTCAACCAATTCAGTACCAGCCTCGTTCATCTGTAAGGCGTCCAGGATTTCTCATGCCTTCCAGAGTCTTGCCATCTGTAGGGGCTTTTACTGTCCAGTGTGCCAGCTGTTTTAAATGGAGGCTTATCCCAACAAAGAATAAATATGAAGAAATACGTGAACATATTTTGGAGCAGCCATTTTATTGTGAAACAGCTCGAGAATGGCAACCTAATATATCATGTAATGATCCAGCAGACATTTCTCAAGATGGAAGCAGGCTATGGGCAATAGATAAGCCTAATATTGCACAGCCCCCTCGTGGGTGGCAACGACTGCTACGGATTAGAGGTCAAGGAAGTAGCAAATTTGCAGACGT gTATTATCAAGCACCATCAGGCAAGAGATTTCGTTCGATGGTAGAGATCAGAAA GTTCTTGGATGATAATCCTGAATATGAGCGAGATGGTGTAACTCTCTCACAGTTTTCATTCCGAACCCCAAGGCCTTTGCAGGAAAATTATCTAAGAAAGCGTCCTCGTCCAACAGCTTCATGTGATAAAACAAGACCTTTTGAGCCCTGTGAAG CAAATCCCATTGCATGGGTTGCTCCTGATGATTTTACAGATCTACAGCTTGGTAGACCCGCAGCATTCTCGCCTCCAACATCATTTCGGCCCCCTATTTTTGATCCGATTGATCTGCCAGCGAAGCAAGCAAGAAGGACACCTTGGTAA
- the LOC126666818 gene encoding uncharacterized protein LOC126666818 has translation MAAAAFNNSGFPMTSRMKRKELTDDDFCDFSLSSPARKIRRLDMVDLPPIIEEVEEAAAATTSGGSGSGGSGWNSDEERALVVYKPAVNTQQMLLHRSPASNYYIGSDFISGFKNHFMRPSGSSVTIKSLEEEEEEESTSNARSNMAVVPWVPSKVNVADAAEADAMESEEDGVATMDIEENQGGEGYDFGKGFPQWQQQHCFVPNLPYNTSTPISWFQ, from the exons atggcAGCTGCGGCATTTAACAACTCGGGTTTTCCGATGACTAGTAGAATGAAGAGAAAAGAATTAACAGACGATGATTTCTGCGATTTCTCTCTGTCTTCTCCTGCTCGCAAGATTCGCCGACTG GATATGGTGGATTTACCTCCGATAATAGAAGAAGTAGAAGAGGCTGCTGCTGCTACAACCAGCGGCGGCTCTGGCTCCGGTGGCTCAGGGTGGAATAGTGATGAAGAGAGAGCATTAGTAGTGTATAAGCCTGCTGTTAATACCCAACAAATGTTGCTCCATCGCTCTCCTGCTTCTAATTATTATATTGGCTCTGATTTCATATCTGGATTTAAGA ATCATTTTATGAGGCCGAGTGGCAGCAGTGTTACGATAAAATCACTCgaggaggaggaagaagaagaatcaACAAGTAATGCAAGAAGCAACATGGCGGTTGTTCCATGGGTTCCTTCTAAGGTTAATGTTGCGGATGCCGCTGAAGCAGATGCGATGGAGTCCGAAGAGGACGGAGTAGCAACAATGGACATTGAAGAGAACCAAGGTGGAGAGGGATATGATTTCGGCAAAGGATTCCCACAATGGCAGCAACAACATTGCTTCGTACCAAATCTGCCTTACAACACTTCCACTCCTATTTCATGGTTCCAATGA
- the LOC126670572 gene encoding uncharacterized protein LOC126670572 isoform X1 gives MDCVSSPSLFCRIFSTSSCTFRRTRTRQGNCIFTSQQTTTEEKQQRSSNVGKAKSDILEESFISKSPISEADKLPPLVKALKASAAENAASFHFPGHNRGRAAPSSLAQLIGLRPFIHDLPELPELDNLFSPEGPILEAQILASELFGSRETWFLVGGTTCGIQAAIMATCSPGEYLILPRNSHLSAVSAMVLSGAIPKYMMPEYDHKWDIAGEVTPSQVKKSIRELEMEGHKAAAVFVTSPTYHGICSNLSEISQICHSYGVALIVDEAHGAHLGFHAQMPPSALKQDTDLVVQSTHKVLCSLTQSSMLHMSGKLVDRERICRCLQMLQSTSPSYLLLASLDAARAQIAENPETVFEKAMELAIEAKILIKQVPGISLLEHPSSMDPLRLTVGFWQLGLSGYNADDYLCRNHQVISELVGTQSITFAINLGTSKEHVERLVSGLKDLSSSLQGKNTKGGSINRGYLPFADISMRLNPRDAFFATKKRVNIRESVGEVCGELICPYPPGIPVMIPGEVITGSALSYLLDVQRKGAIITGASDPLLSSIVVCST, from the exons ATGGATTGCGTCTCGTCACCCTCTCTT tTTTGCAGAATTTTCAGTACCAGCAGCTGCACTTTCAGAAGAACCAGAACAAGACAAGGGAATTGCATTTTTACTTCTCAG CAGACGACCACGGAAGAGAAACAGCAGAGAAGTAGCAATGTAGGGAAAGCCAAATCAGACATATTAGAAGAATCGTTTATTTCAAAATCTCCAATAAGTGAGGCGGATAAGTTGCCTCCATTGGTTAAGGCATTGAAAGCTTCAGCAGCAGAAAATGCAGCAAGCTTTCATTTTCCTGGCCATAACCGAGGGCGTGCTGCACCGTCTTCACTAGCGCAGCTCATAGGTTTAAGACCATTCATTCATGATTTGCCTGAGCTTCCAGAGCTAGACAACCTTTTTTCACCCGAGGGACCGATATTAGAGGCACAAATACTAGCTTCAGAATTGTTTGGATCGCGGGAAACATGGTTCCTTGTTGGAGGTACGACATGTGGGATACAAGCAGCGATAATGGCGACTTGTTCTCCTGGGGAATATCTAATCCTCCCTCGCAATTCCCATTTATCAGCCGTATCAGCTATGGTATTGTCTGGAGCTATTCCGAAGTACATGATGCCTGAGTATGATCATAAATGGGATATTGCTGGTGAGGTTACTCCATCTCAG GTGAAAAAATCAATTAGAGAATTGGAGATGGAGGGTCACAAGGCAGCAGCAGTTTTTGTGACTTCCCCAACTTACCATGGTATATGTAGCAACCTGAGTGAGATTTCTCAGATTTGTCATTCTTATGGAGTTGCTTTGATTGTTGATGAGGCTCACGGAGCACATTTGGGATTTCACGCGCAGATGCCTCCTTCAGCGCTGAAGCAGGACACTGATCTTGTTGTACAATCCACACACAAAGTTCTATGTTCTCTCACTCAGTCATCAATGTTACACATGTCAGGAAAACTTGTGGATAGGGAACGAATTTGTCGGTGCCTTCAGATGCTTCAAAGCACAAGTCCTAGTTATCTACTTTTAGCATCATTAGATGCAGCTAGAGCTCAAATTGCTGAAAACCCTGAAACTGTTTTTGAGAAAGCAATGGAGttggcgattgaagcgaaaATTTTAATCAAACAAGTACCAGGTATTAGTTTGCTAGAGCATCCGAGCAGCATGGATCCTTTGCGGCTTACCGTTGGTTTTTGGCAGCTCGGTTTATCTGGTTACAATGCAGATGATTATTTATGTAGGAATCATCAAGTAATATCCGAGCTTGTTGGAACTCAATCTATTACATTTGCAATTAATCTTGGAACTAGCAAAGAGCATGTTGAGAGGCTAGTTTCAGGATTAAAAGACTTATCATCATCCTTACAAGGCAAAAATACGAAAGGCGGATCAATCAACAGAGGGTATCTACCATTTGCTGATATTAGCATGAGGTTGAATCCGAGAGATGCATTTTTCGCAACTAAAAAGAGAGTGAATATCAGAGAAAGCGTCGGGGAGGTCTGCGGTGAGCTTATATGTCCATATCCACCGGGGATCCCTGTAATGATTCCCGGTGAGGTTATTACAGGAAGTGCTTTGAGTTATTTACTTGATGTTCAGAGGAAGGGCGCAATCATTACCGGGGCTTCTGATCCTCTACTCTCTTCCATTGTCGTCTGCAGTACATGA